A DNA window from Vigna unguiculata cultivar IT97K-499-35 chromosome 10, ASM411807v1, whole genome shotgun sequence contains the following coding sequences:
- the LOC114166072 gene encoding transcription factor AS1-like, with protein MKERQRWKAEEDALLCAYVREYGPREWNLVSQRMNTPLNRDAKSCLERWKNYLKPGIKKGSLTEEEQSLVIRLQAKHGNKWKKIAAEVPGRTAKRLGKWWEVFKEKQQREKQEINKAIGPVDNTKYDHILETFAEKLVKEHSSQSSYLMASSTGPFIHTDAPATASASASAPASLLPPWISNSSTTNPSPGIRPHSPSVTLSLSSSTAPPPLWLNVTTPHGDNIVVLELIECCKELEEGHHAMVAHRKEAAWLLRRVEQQLEAEKASRRREKMEEIEAKIKALREEQNAALDRIETEYREQLGELRRDAESKEQKLIEEWNAKHVRVVKCMEQQVGGRIPRIAEPNGR; from the coding sequence ATGAAGGAAAGGCAACGTTGGAAGGCTGAAGAGGATGCGTTGTTATGTGCATATGTGAGAGAGTATGGTCCTAGGGAATGGAATCTTGTGTCTCAGCGCATGAACACACCTCTAAACAGGGATGCAAAGTCATGCTTAGAAAGGTGGAAGAACTACCTCAAGCCTGGCATCAAGAAAGGGTCTCTAACAGAGGAAGAGCAGAGCCTTGTAATCCGGCTTCAAGCGAAACACGGcaacaaatggaagaaaattgctGCAGAAGTTCCAGGTAGAACTGCCAAGAGGTTAGGGAAGTGGTGGGAAGTGTTCAAAGAGAAGCAACAGAGGGAGAAACAAGAGATTAACAAAGCAATTGGCCCAGTTGATAATACCAAATATGATCATATTCTTGAGACTTTTGCTGAGAAGCTAGTGAAGGAACACTCTTCACAATCATCATACCTTATGGCTTCTTCTACTGGACCCTTTATCCACACTGATGCACCTGCAACTGCTTCTGCATCTGCATCTGCACCTGCATCATTGCTTCCTCCTTGGATTTCAAATTCTAGCACCACCAATCCCTCACCAGGAATTAGGCCACATTCACCTTCTGTGACCCTTAGTCTCTCTTCCTCAACAGCACCTCCTCCCCTTTGGTTGAATGTAACAACACCTCATGGTGATAACATAGTAGTGTTAGAGTTAATAGAGTGCTGTAAGGAGTTGGAAGAAGGACATCATGCTATGGTGGCGCATCGGAAGGAGGCGGCGTGGCTGTTGAGAAGGGTGGAGCAGCAGTTGGAGGCAGAGAAGGCTAGCAGAAGGAGGGAAAAGATGGAGGAAATTGAAGCAAAGATTAAGGCTCTAAGGGAAGAACAGAATGCTGCTTTGGATAGAATAGAAACAGAATATAGAGAACAGTTAGGAGAGTTGAGGAGAGATGCAGAAAGCAAGGAGCAGAAGTTGATTGAGGAATGGAATGCAAAGCACGTGAGGGTAGTGAAGTGTATGGAACAACAAGTAGGAGG